One genomic segment of Sminthopsis crassicaudata isolate SCR6 chromosome 4, ASM4859323v1, whole genome shotgun sequence includes these proteins:
- the MLX gene encoding max-like protein X isoform X1, producing MTERGASPEDPWVKASPVGAHADKGRAGRARARRGNGRAGVSPTSPQFSLPCPQGLGAGDCGDSPGPPRAQVGSRESGPCVEYAYSDNSLDPGLFVESNRKGSVVSRANSIGSTSASSVPNTDDEDSDYQQEPYKESYKDRRRRAHTQAEQKRRDAIKRGYDDLQAIVPTCQQQDFSIGSQKLSKAIVLQKTIDYIQFLHKEKKKQEEEVSTLRKDVMALKIMKVNYEQIVKAHQDNPHEGEDQVSDQVKFNVFQGIMDSLFQSFNASISVASFQELSACVFSWIEEHCKPQTLQEIVTGVLHQLKNQLY from the exons ATGACGGAGCGGGGCGCCTCTCCGGAGGACCCCTGGGTCAAGGCAAGCCCCGTGGGCGCGCACGCCGACAAGGGGAGGGCGGGTCGGGCACGTGCACGCAGGGGAAACGGGAGAGCGGGGGTTTCCCCCACTTCCCCTCAGTTCTCCCTGCCTTGCCCCCAGGGGCTCGGGGCTGGGGACTGCGGAGACAGCCCCGGCCCCCCGCGTGCCCAAGTGGGGAGCCGAGAGAGCGGACCGTGT GTGGAGTATGCGTATAGTGACAACAGCCTGGACCCCG GGCTCTTTGTAGAAAGTAACCGAAAGGGGAGTGTAGTGTCCAGAGCCAATAGTATTGGCTCCACCAGTGCTTCCTCCGTCCCCAATACCG ATGATGAAGACAGTGATTACCAACAAGAGCCCTACAAGGAGTCCTACAAGGACAGGAGGCGAAGAGCCCACACACAGGCAGAACAAAAGCGCAGAGATGCCATTAAG AGAGGCTACGATGACCTTCAGGCCATTGTCCCCACCTGTCAGCAACAGGATTTCTCCATTGGCTCCCAGAAGCTCAGCAAAGCCATTGTTCTTCAGAAGA ccattgattatatccaattcttgcataaagagaagaagaaacaggAAGAGGAAGTATCCACTCTGCGAAAAGATGTCATGGCCCTGAAAATCATGAAAGT aaACTATGAGCAGATTGTGAAGGCACACCAGGATAATCCTCATGAAGGGGAGGACCAGGTCTCTGACCAGGTCAAGTTCAATGTGTTCCAGGGCATTATGGACTCTTTGTTCCAGTCCTTCAATGCCTCCATTTCTGTGGCCAGTTTCCAGGAGTTGTCAGCTTGTGTCTTCAGCTGGATTGAGGAGCACTGTAAGCCCCAG ACCCTCCAGGAGATTGTTACTGGGGTGCTTCATCAATTGAAAAACCAGCTCTACTGA
- the MLX gene encoding max-like protein X isoform X2: MTERGASPEDPWVKVEYAYSDNSLDPGLFVESNRKGSVVSRANSIGSTSASSVPNTDDEDSDYQQEPYKESYKDRRRRAHTQAEQKRRDAIKRGYDDLQAIVPTCQQQDFSIGSQKLSKAIVLQKTIDYIQFLHKEKKKQEEEVSTLRKDVMALKIMKVNYEQIVKAHQDNPHEGEDQVSDQVKFNVFQGIMDSLFQSFNASISVASFQELSACVFSWIEEHCKPQTLQEIVTGVLHQLKNQLY, from the exons ATGACGGAGCGGGGCGCCTCTCCGGAGGACCCCTGGGTCAAG GTGGAGTATGCGTATAGTGACAACAGCCTGGACCCCG GGCTCTTTGTAGAAAGTAACCGAAAGGGGAGTGTAGTGTCCAGAGCCAATAGTATTGGCTCCACCAGTGCTTCCTCCGTCCCCAATACCG ATGATGAAGACAGTGATTACCAACAAGAGCCCTACAAGGAGTCCTACAAGGACAGGAGGCGAAGAGCCCACACACAGGCAGAACAAAAGCGCAGAGATGCCATTAAG AGAGGCTACGATGACCTTCAGGCCATTGTCCCCACCTGTCAGCAACAGGATTTCTCCATTGGCTCCCAGAAGCTCAGCAAAGCCATTGTTCTTCAGAAGA ccattgattatatccaattcttgcataaagagaagaagaaacaggAAGAGGAAGTATCCACTCTGCGAAAAGATGTCATGGCCCTGAAAATCATGAAAGT aaACTATGAGCAGATTGTGAAGGCACACCAGGATAATCCTCATGAAGGGGAGGACCAGGTCTCTGACCAGGTCAAGTTCAATGTGTTCCAGGGCATTATGGACTCTTTGTTCCAGTCCTTCAATGCCTCCATTTCTGTGGCCAGTTTCCAGGAGTTGTCAGCTTGTGTCTTCAGCTGGATTGAGGAGCACTGTAAGCCCCAG ACCCTCCAGGAGATTGTTACTGGGGTGCTTCATCAATTGAAAAACCAGCTCTACTGA
- the PSMC3IP gene encoding homologous-pairing protein 2 homolog gives MSKGRADPAVAPGLVLNYLREQNRPYSAQDVFGNLQRDHGLGKAAVVKALEQLAQQGKVKEKVYGKQKIYFADQNEFDTLSDTDLKGLDDEILSLTSKVQSVQQSCRHLEAELKELTSSLTTPEMCKEIEELKKECASYTERLSKIKTTTNHVTPEEKEKVYQERQKYHREWKKRKRMATELFDAILEGYPKSKKQFFEEVGIETDEDYNVVLPDS, from the exons ATGAGTAAAGGCCGCGCGGATCCGGCCGTAG CCCCCGGGCTTGTCCTGAATTACCTTCGGGAGCAGAACCGACCCTACAGTGCCCAGGACGTGTTCGGGAACCTGCAGCGGGATCACGGGCTTGGCAAGGCG GCGGTGGTAAAGGCCCTGGAGCAGCTGGCGCAGCAGGGCAAAGTCAAGGAAAAGGTGTACGGCAAGCAGAAAATCTACTTTGCGGATCAG AATGAATTTGATACTCTTAGTGACACAGACCTCAAAGGCCTTGACGATGAAATTCTGTCACTCACTTCCAAAGTCCAAAGTGTCCAACAGAGCTGCCGTCACTTGGAAGCTG AACTGAAAGAACTGACCAGCTCCCTGACTACACCAGAGATGTGTAAAGAGATTGAGgagttaaaaaaagaatgtgCCAGTTatacagagaggttaagtaaaaTCAAAACAACTACCAACCATGTGactccagaagaaaaagaaaag GTGTATCAAGAGAGGCAGAAGTATCATAGAGAGTGGAAGAAACGGAAGAGGATG GCAACTGAACTGTTTGATGCAATTCTTGAGGGTTACCCCAAGAGTAAGAAGCAGTTTTTT GAAGAAGTTGGAATTGAGACAGATGAAGATTACAATGTTGTCCTTCCAGACTCCTGA